From Corvus moneduloides isolate bCorMon1 chromosome 4, bCorMon1.pri, whole genome shotgun sequence, one genomic window encodes:
- the IFNG gene encoding interferon gamma: MAFQIYSLFVLSIIMVSFGHVENRLHLLQLQNDIDKLKADFNSSHSDVADGGPIFTEKLSGWTERNEKRIILSQIISMYLKMLENTDRSKAHVRNISEELHTLKESLSDGSKKIEDLKDLTKLQMSDLKIQRKAVNELFSVLQKLGDTSSSHKRKRRQFQRLCKC; this comes from the exons ATGGCTTTCCAAATCTACAGCTTGTTTGTTCTGTCTATCATCATGGTTTCTTTTGGACATGTTGAAAATAGATTGCATCTTCTTCAGCTTCAAAATGATATAGACAAACTGAAAGCTGATTTT AACTCGAGTCATTCTGATGTAGCTGATGGTGGACCTATTTTTACAGAGAAGCTATCAGGCTGGACAGAG agaaatgaaaaaaggatCATCCTGAGTCAGATTATTTCCATGTACTTGAAAATGCTTGAAAACACTGACAGGTCAAAGGCTCATGTGAGGAACATATCTGAGGAGCTCCATACTCTGAAAGAAAGCCTTTCTGATGGCTCAAAGAAGATAGAAGATCTCAAAGACCTGACAAAACTTCAG ATGAGTGACTTGAAAATTCAGCGCAAGGCTGTGAATGAGCTGTTCAGTGTCCTACAAAAACTGGGGGATACCTCAAGTtcccacaaaagaaaaagaaggcagtTTCAGAGGCTGTGCAAATGCTAA